From the genome of Turicibacter faecis, one region includes:
- a CDS encoding stage V sporulation protein D produces MKQSGVIQRRLVVLLSIILIYFIALMIRLAYLQIFDSQTLVDRAESLWSRNLPIEGQRGIIYDRNHDAIVENVVAPSAIVIPRQVTDVDHTSEVLAEILNVSVEEAKKHVTKGVSIERIQPEGRKLSLEQVQAIQEANLDGVYLVNDVKRSYPYGSLLAHTLGFTGIDNQGITGLEYVYNDYLMGENGVWKYFSDAKGNFLPQFSDDYSLASRGLDMELTIDLHLQEILEREFDNAVAKYSPDQMIGLIMNPKTGEILAMSSRPTYEPENYQEYDQEIYNRNLPIWSTYEPGSTFKIVTFSAALEEGVMKLEDRFFDPGYAIVDGVRIRDWKAGGHGDQSMLEVIMNSCNPGFIELGQRLGKEKLFEYIRAYGFNEKTGVDMLGESQGIIFNPDNIGNVELATSSFGQGNSVTPIQLVTAVSAAVNGGNLMQPYIVKRMIHPYTNEILYEREPSVRRRVISEETSETMRYALEMVGAQGSGKSAYIDGYRVGGKTGTAQKAKDGAYISGEYILSFVGIAPMNDPELVVYVAIDNPKNTIQYGGVVAAPIARSILAEALPYIGVKPSEEQIEKKYLWTDTKYVAIPDFVGKEPKDIEPSALYKIEYYGEGSKVISQQPEAYSRTIEGGTVRLYLGN; encoded by the coding sequence ATGAAACAGTCTGGAGTTATCCAACGACGATTGGTCGTGTTACTCTCAATTATTTTAATTTACTTTATCGCGCTCATGATTCGGTTGGCTTATTTACAAATTTTTGATTCGCAAACCTTAGTTGATCGGGCGGAGTCGTTATGGTCAAGGAATTTACCAATTGAAGGGCAACGCGGAATTATCTATGATCGTAATCACGATGCTATTGTAGAAAATGTGGTTGCTCCCTCAGCAATTGTTATTCCACGTCAGGTGACAGATGTGGACCATACTTCGGAGGTACTAGCAGAGATTTTAAACGTGAGTGTAGAGGAAGCGAAGAAACACGTGACAAAAGGGGTTTCTATTGAACGGATTCAACCCGAAGGACGTAAATTGTCGTTAGAACAAGTTCAAGCGATTCAAGAAGCGAATTTAGACGGTGTTTATCTAGTAAATGATGTGAAACGTAGTTATCCTTATGGAAGTTTATTAGCGCATACACTAGGGTTTACAGGAATTGATAATCAGGGGATTACTGGACTAGAATATGTTTATAATGATTATCTAATGGGGGAGAATGGAGTGTGGAAATATTTCTCGGATGCAAAGGGGAATTTTTTACCACAGTTTTCTGATGATTACTCGTTAGCTTCCCGTGGTTTAGATATGGAATTAACGATTGATTTACACTTGCAGGAAATTCTTGAACGGGAATTTGATAATGCGGTGGCAAAGTATAGTCCTGATCAAATGATCGGTTTAATTATGAATCCAAAGACAGGCGAAATTTTAGCTATGTCATCACGCCCAACGTATGAGCCAGAAAATTATCAGGAGTATGATCAAGAAATTTACAACCGTAATCTTCCAATCTGGTCAACATATGAACCAGGATCAACCTTTAAAATTGTTACATTTTCTGCGGCGCTTGAAGAAGGCGTTATGAAGTTAGAAGATCGTTTCTTTGATCCGGGATATGCAATTGTTGATGGTGTTCGTATCCGTGACTGGAAAGCAGGGGGACACGGGGATCAATCGATGCTTGAGGTAATTATGAACTCATGTAACCCCGGATTTATTGAATTAGGTCAACGCCTTGGAAAGGAAAAATTATTTGAATATATTAGGGCTTATGGATTTAATGAAAAAACGGGCGTTGATATGTTAGGGGAATCGCAAGGTATTATTTTCAATCCAGATAATATTGGGAATGTTGAGTTAGCAACTTCTTCGTTTGGACAAGGAAACTCAGTGACCCCTATCCAATTAGTGACGGCGGTAAGTGCTGCTGTAAATGGTGGAAATTTAATGCAGCCATATATCGTTAAGCGAATGATTCATCCTTATACAAACGAAATTTTATATGAACGTGAGCCTTCAGTGAGACGCCGAGTGATTTCAGAAGAAACATCTGAAACGATGCGCTATGCATTAGAAATGGTAGGGGCACAGGGAAGTGGTAAAAGTGCTTATATAGATGGGTATCGTGTCGGTGGAAAAACCGGAACGGCACAAAAGGCTAAAGACGGCGCATATATTAGCGGGGAGTATATCTTATCTTTTGTTGGAATTGCCCCAATGAATGATCCTGAACTCGTTGTTTATGTTGCAATTGATAATCCGAAGAATACCATTCAATATGGTGGGGTTGTTGCAGCTCCAATAGCACGCTCTATTTTAGCAGAGGCACTTCCGTATATTGGAGTGAAACCGAGCGAAGAACAAATTGAAAAGAAATATTTATGGACAGATACAAAATATGTAGCCATTCCAGATTTTGTGGGTAAGGAACCAAAAGACATTGAACCATCTGCTCTTTATAAAATTGAATATTACGGGGAAGGGTCTAAAGTTATTTCCCAACAACCAGAGGCATATTCCCGAACAATCGAAGGTGGGACTGTCCGATTATATTTAGGAAATTAG
- the mraY gene encoding phospho-N-acetylmuramoyl-pentapeptide-transferase encodes MLKSILFVLIFSFFMATIIGPFFIPFLHRLKFGQAIREEGPQSHRKKSGTPTMGGIIFITSIVVILLVAVLFTKYTGMTNELMMLLLTLVGFGLIGFIDDFIIVVRKNNEGLKPKQKLLAQLVLAAVFFYLFLKSGYSTELSFFNLFSVNLHWLYGLFILFWMVGFSNAVNLTDGLDGLCGGVSVITFGAFGMIAVAMQQPSIALFCFAVVGALFGFLVFNLNPAKVFMGDTGSLALGAAIAAVSILLKQELLLVIIGLVYVIETLSVIIQVAYYKRTKKRLFKMAPIHHHFELCGWSEWKVVIFLWSVTLVCAAIGLVIAI; translated from the coding sequence ATGTTAAAATCAATTTTATTTGTATTAATTTTTTCGTTTTTTATGGCGACGATTATTGGACCATTCTTCATACCTTTTTTACATCGGCTAAAGTTTGGTCAGGCGATTAGGGAAGAGGGTCCACAATCCCATCGTAAAAAATCTGGGACACCAACGATGGGAGGGATTATTTTTATTACCTCGATTGTCGTTATATTATTAGTGGCGGTACTCTTTACGAAGTATACGGGTATGACAAACGAACTAATGATGTTGCTTTTAACATTGGTTGGTTTTGGGCTCATTGGTTTTATTGATGACTTTATTATTGTTGTTCGTAAAAATAATGAAGGACTTAAACCGAAACAGAAGTTATTGGCACAACTTGTATTAGCAGCAGTCTTTTTCTACTTATTTTTAAAGAGTGGATATTCTACAGAGTTATCGTTCTTTAATCTATTTAGTGTAAATTTACATTGGCTTTATGGATTATTTATTTTATTCTGGATGGTCGGATTTTCAAATGCTGTTAATCTTACAGACGGTTTAGACGGATTATGCGGTGGCGTGAGCGTTATTACCTTTGGAGCATTCGGAATGATTGCCGTTGCGATGCAACAACCGAGTATTGCTTTATTTTGTTTTGCAGTTGTGGGGGCCCTATTTGGATTTTTAGTTTTTAATTTAAATCCAGCTAAAGTATTTATGGGTGACACGGGATCTTTAGCACTTGGAGCAGCTATTGCAGCCGTCTCTATCTTACTGAAACAAGAGTTGTTATTGGTGATTATCGGACTTGTCTATGTTATTGAAACATTATCAGTTATTATTCAGGTTGCATACTATAAACGGACGAAGAAGCGTCTATTTAAAATGGCACCTATTCACCATCACTTTGAGTTATGCGGTTGGAGTGAATGGAAGGTTGTTATTTTCTTGTGGTCTGTTACTTTAGTGTGTGCCGCAATCGGATTAGTTATCGCAATCTAA
- a CDS encoding ISL3 family transposase has translation MSHSYFTRKLLNIKDKNITFSEDYLEELKLNGITSFIFKGILTYQPTHCQKCGTLFDSKFKKHGFKTSRIVIPKVSLHDTYLDLKKQRYYCGHCQSTFTLSTSIVEKNCYISYHTKHAIALEAENKISECDIARRHQVSHSTVNRIIHSFYESQTLNLNYLPENLCFDEFKSVKSAEGHMSFIFCDADSKQIIDIVEDRRLNSLQAYFKRYTKEARHRVKNIVIDMYAPYISLIKDLFPHAQIIIDKFHLVQHLSRALNKTRIRFMKKFKKHGRKFKRYWRLFLKSHALLNTTTYRSVYCFKQPMREIDILNFLLDLSPELKATYDLYQELLFALQTKNLKRFNHLLETEHPLVSPEFQTAFQTFKTYQSYIKNTLSTHYTNGPIEGINNKIKVIKRIAFGYRSFYHFKSRILMVQNLTKPKTKILAA, from the coding sequence ATGTCTCACTCATATTTTACTAGAAAACTTTTAAATATTAAAGATAAAAATATTACATTTTCAGAAGATTATCTTGAGGAATTGAAGTTGAACGGAATTACTAGCTTTATCTTTAAAGGTATTCTTACGTATCAACCGACTCATTGTCAAAAATGCGGAACCCTATTTGATTCAAAATTTAAGAAGCATGGATTTAAAACCTCTCGAATTGTCATTCCAAAAGTCTCTCTTCACGATACCTACTTAGACCTAAAAAAACAGCGTTATTATTGTGGGCATTGCCAGTCTACTTTTACACTAAGTACTTCAATTGTTGAAAAGAACTGTTACATTTCTTATCATACGAAACACGCCATTGCTTTAGAGGCCGAAAATAAAATTTCTGAATGTGATATCGCACGTCGCCATCAGGTCTCTCATTCAACCGTCAATCGAATCATCCATAGCTTTTATGAATCTCAAACCTTAAACCTTAATTATTTACCTGAAAATCTCTGTTTTGATGAATTTAAATCCGTTAAGTCTGCTGAGGGGCATATGTCTTTTATTTTTTGCGATGCTGACTCAAAACAAATCATCGATATCGTTGAAGATCGTCGTTTAAACTCCCTTCAAGCTTATTTTAAACGATACACAAAGGAAGCACGTCATCGAGTAAAAAATATTGTGATTGATATGTACGCTCCTTACATCAGCCTCATTAAGGATCTTTTTCCTCATGCCCAAATTATCATTGATAAATTTCATCTCGTTCAACATCTCTCTCGTGCACTGAACAAAACTCGAATCCGATTCATGAAAAAGTTCAAAAAGCATGGTCGTAAATTCAAACGTTATTGGCGCTTATTTTTAAAATCTCACGCTTTACTTAATACCACCACTTATCGATCAGTTTACTGCTTTAAACAACCCATGCGTGAAATTGATATCTTAAACTTTCTACTTGATTTATCTCCTGAATTAAAAGCAACCTATGATTTATATCAAGAGTTACTTTTCGCTCTTCAGACAAAAAACTTAAAACGATTTAATCATTTACTCGAAACGGAACATCCGCTTGTTTCTCCTGAGTTTCAAACGGCTTTCCAAACCTTTAAAACTTATCAATCCTATATTAAAAATACACTCTCAACTCATTACACAAATGGTCCCATCGAAGGAATTAATAATAAAATTAAGGTCATTAAGCGTATTGCCTTTGGATATCGTAGTTTCTATCACTTTAAATCTCGTATTCTCATGGTTCAAAATCTAACAAAGCCTAAAACGAAAATCCTAGCAGCATAG
- the spoVE gene encoding stage V sporulation protein E: MKNKLPSIDLLTLLLALSISTIGLIFVLSSSYIWAEYKFDDAFYFFKRQLLFAGIGVIGMLAVSRIDYPIYKKYASTFFFGSLILLILVLVPGIGMVRGGARSWIGIGAFSIQPSEFMKFGLIIFLAKYMSTYVEDAKTFKKGVIPLLFCILLVFGVIMLQPDFGSGMVLVGTGFVMLFVCGVPIRYFMYFILTGVAGIVALIISAPYRLERITAYLDPWSDPIGSGFQIIQSLYAIAPGGLFGAGLGNSVQKYFYLPEPQTDFIFAIVSEELGFIGSVGVLILFILFFARCTYLILKTDDLFAKYIVVGIMSMLMIQVMINIGVVIGLLPVTGITLPLMSYGGSSLTVTLLSIGIILNISRYIK, translated from the coding sequence ATGAAAAACAAATTACCTTCAATTGATTTATTAACCCTACTCCTCGCTTTAAGTATTAGTACCATCGGTTTAATTTTTGTCCTCTCCTCTTCTTATATTTGGGCAGAATATAAATTTGATGATGCTTTCTACTTTTTCAAACGACAATTGTTGTTTGCTGGAATAGGAGTTATCGGGATGCTTGCAGTTTCGCGAATTGATTATCCCATCTATAAAAAATATGCCTCAACTTTTTTCTTCGGAAGTTTAATTTTACTTATTCTTGTTCTCGTCCCAGGAATCGGAATGGTTCGTGGGGGGGCGCGAAGTTGGATTGGAATCGGTGCCTTTTCCATCCAACCTTCAGAGTTTATGAAATTTGGTCTCATCATCTTTTTGGCCAAGTACATGAGCACCTATGTAGAAGATGCAAAAACATTCAAAAAGGGAGTTATTCCTTTACTTTTTTGCATCCTACTGGTCTTCGGTGTGATTATGCTTCAACCCGATTTTGGTAGTGGGATGGTGCTCGTTGGAACAGGGTTTGTCATGCTATTTGTTTGTGGTGTCCCTATTCGTTATTTTATGTACTTTATCCTCACCGGGGTCGCTGGAATTGTGGCCTTAATTATATCCGCACCTTATCGTTTAGAGCGAATTACCGCTTATCTTGATCCTTGGAGTGACCCAATTGGTTCAGGATTTCAGATTATCCAATCATTATATGCCATTGCCCCAGGGGGGTTATTCGGTGCAGGATTAGGAAATAGTGTTCAAAAGTATTTTTACCTCCCTGAGCCCCAAACCGACTTTATTTTCGCTATTGTTTCCGAAGAGTTAGGGTTTATTGGTTCTGTTGGAGTCCTAATTCTATTCATCCTTTTCTTTGCTAGATGTACCTATCTTATTTTAAAAACAGATGATCTTTTTGCAAAATATATTGTCGTTGGAATAATGTCTATGTTAATGATTCAAGTTATGATTAATATTGGGGTTGTTATTGGCCTATTGCCCGTAACAGGAATTACCTTACCATTAATGAGTTATGGTGGATCATCTTTAACAGTCACCTTATTATCAATTGGGATTATTTTAAATATCAGTCGTTATATTAAGTAA
- a CDS encoding UDP-N-acetylmuramoyl-L-alanyl-D-glutamate--2,6-diaminopimelate ligase, producing the protein MNLVEMSELLGIRFTGENQLISNLAYDSRDVKDGGVFFAIRGQDQDGHDYIEKAIENGAIAVVGEKDLTLSIPYFQVFNTKKALAVISNEYYETPSKDINLVGVIGTNGKTTITYLIQHVFECLGINSGLIGTNGSWVGSKKKATHTTPMSLDLNYLLKDSVKNNLQYLVMEVSSHGIKENRVDQIHFDRLIFTNITPEHLDYHKTFEDYLFTKMRPFVQMNDYQDHRMAIINCDDEHSDYFIGVTNGRILTYGCRPQADFYAEDIVYAIDHTTFLLYVKGEFVKRVKIPLFGKYNVYNVLSVIGYFYSLGYPVLEIIPFIENVSSVEGRFEYVQTKNGVTIVIDYAHNPDAIFQVLTNLNVISQGEIITVLGAGGNRDKAKRKIMGNHASTLSDYVFFTSDNPRNEDPLSIIYDLLSGTTHRNYTVIVDRKQAIEAAIEKAKPNDLVVILGKGHEKTQNINGKVVPFNDKIVVEEVIRKRGI; encoded by the coding sequence ATGAATTTAGTAGAGATGAGTGAGTTGTTAGGCATTCGATTTACGGGTGAGAATCAATTAATTTCAAATTTAGCCTATGACTCACGAGATGTGAAAGACGGAGGCGTTTTCTTTGCTATTCGAGGACAAGATCAGGATGGTCACGATTATATTGAAAAGGCGATAGAAAATGGCGCCATTGCAGTTGTAGGGGAGAAGGATTTAACGTTAAGTATTCCTTATTTTCAAGTTTTTAATACGAAAAAAGCCTTAGCCGTTATTTCTAATGAATATTATGAAACACCATCAAAAGACATTAATTTAGTAGGGGTTATTGGAACAAATGGAAAAACAACAATCACCTATTTGATTCAACATGTGTTTGAATGCTTGGGCATCAATAGTGGGTTAATTGGAACAAACGGATCGTGGGTTGGAAGTAAAAAGAAGGCTACGCACACGACCCCAATGAGTTTAGATTTGAATTATTTATTAAAGGATAGTGTTAAAAATAATTTACAATATCTTGTAATGGAAGTTTCCTCACACGGAATTAAGGAAAATCGGGTGGATCAAATTCATTTTGATCGCTTGATTTTTACGAATATTACACCGGAACATTTAGACTATCACAAAACATTTGAAGATTATTTATTCACTAAAATGAGACCTTTTGTACAAATGAATGATTACCAGGATCACCGAATGGCCATCATTAATTGCGATGATGAGCATTCAGATTATTTTATTGGAGTAACTAATGGACGTATTTTAACCTACGGTTGTCGCCCGCAGGCTGACTTTTATGCAGAGGATATTGTTTACGCCATTGACCATACTACCTTTTTGCTTTATGTGAAGGGAGAATTTGTGAAGCGTGTAAAAATCCCCTTATTTGGAAAGTATAATGTTTATAATGTTTTATCAGTTATTGGTTATTTTTATTCGTTAGGTTATCCAGTGTTGGAAATTATTCCTTTTATTGAAAATGTTTCATCTGTCGAGGGGCGCTTTGAATATGTGCAAACCAAAAACGGGGTGACGATTGTTATTGATTATGCTCATAACCCAGATGCGATTTTTCAAGTATTAACGAATCTGAATGTTATTTCTCAAGGTGAAATTATCACTGTTTTAGGAGCAGGGGGAAATCGTGATAAAGCTAAACGTAAAATCATGGGTAATCATGCTTCTACATTATCGGATTATGTCTTCTTTACAAGTGATAATCCACGTAATGAGGATCCATTAAGTATCATCTATGATCTTTTGTCAGGGACAACTCACCGTAACTATACGGTTATTGTGGATCGTAAGCAGGCGATAGAAGCGGCGATTGAGAAGGCTAAGCCTAATGATCTAGTCGTTATTTTAGGGAAAGGCCACGAAAAAACCCAAAATATTAATGGTAAAGTAGTTCCTTTTAATGATAAAATAGTCGTTGAAGAAGTGATTAGAAAAAGGGGTATATAA
- the murD gene encoding UDP-N-acetylmuramoyl-L-alanine--D-glutamate ligase — translation MKKIVKYKNKKVLVMGLAKSGKAAARLLRKLGAHVVINDRQPLPENSDAKEMVAEGFEVVVGGHPLELLDQNFDFIVKNPGIPYLKVPLLMEALKRQIPVLTEVQLAYDVSEAPFIGITATNGKTTTTTLIYEMLKEGQLNPLIAGNIGEVASLVAEGASQDQVLVTELSSFQLMGIDSFKPQISLLLNITEAHLDYHSDIEEYRQAKLNLIANQTSDQYCVYNADDEVIVKGITQTAATCVPFSLYREVEGAYLSNGSIYFKGEKIIDVDAILLKGEHNLQDVLGAVAVSKLYGCDTASIQRVLMRFSGVRHRLQYVATIAGVDYYNNSKATNVIATQTALNAFDDSIILLAGGLDRQHDLSGLIPYFPKIKMLISFGQTKERFKQLADEYSLPCVAVDTLEEAMDAAVKVAREKDHVLLSPACASWDQYPNFETRGDHFIDLVEKLKNKNL, via the coding sequence ATGAAAAAAATAGTGAAATATAAAAATAAAAAAGTCTTAGTCATGGGATTAGCCAAAAGTGGAAAGGCTGCGGCGAGACTTTTAAGAAAATTAGGTGCCCATGTTGTGATTAATGATCGTCAACCATTGCCTGAAAATTCAGATGCTAAGGAAATGGTAGCAGAGGGATTTGAGGTAGTGGTAGGAGGGCATCCCCTAGAATTATTAGATCAAAATTTTGATTTTATTGTTAAAAATCCTGGGATTCCTTATTTAAAGGTTCCGTTATTAATGGAGGCACTCAAACGCCAGATTCCTGTCTTAACAGAAGTGCAATTGGCTTACGATGTGAGCGAAGCCCCTTTTATTGGGATTACAGCAACAAATGGGAAGACGACAACAACAACATTGATTTATGAAATGTTAAAAGAAGGTCAATTAAATCCATTGATTGCGGGGAATATCGGGGAAGTTGCCTCATTGGTAGCGGAAGGAGCAAGTCAAGATCAGGTATTGGTTACCGAACTATCTTCCTTTCAATTGATGGGAATTGACTCATTTAAACCACAAATCTCACTGCTATTAAATATTACGGAGGCGCATTTAGACTATCATTCGGATATTGAGGAGTATCGTCAGGCAAAGCTTAATCTCATTGCTAATCAAACATCTGATCAGTATTGTGTGTACAATGCGGATGATGAGGTGATTGTCAAGGGAATTACCCAAACGGCAGCAACATGCGTTCCTTTTTCTCTTTACAGGGAGGTAGAGGGAGCATATCTATCTAATGGATCGATTTATTTTAAAGGTGAAAAAATTATTGATGTTGATGCCATCTTATTAAAAGGGGAGCATAATTTACAGGATGTATTAGGTGCGGTCGCAGTTAGTAAATTGTACGGATGTGACACGGCTTCGATTCAACGTGTATTAATGCGTTTTTCTGGGGTTAGACATCGTTTACAATATGTGGCGACCATTGCTGGGGTTGATTATTATAATAACTCAAAGGCAACTAATGTCATTGCTACCCAAACAGCATTAAATGCCTTTGATGACTCTATCATTCTTTTAGCGGGTGGCTTGGATCGCCAACATGATTTGAGCGGTCTAATTCCATACTTCCCTAAAATAAAAATGCTTATTTCTTTCGGGCAGACGAAAGAACGTTTTAAACAATTGGCTGATGAATATTCACTTCCATGCGTAGCCGTTGATACGTTGGAGGAGGCAATGGATGCCGCCGTTAAGGTTGCCCGCGAGAAGGATCATGTTCTCTTATCTCCAGCGTGCGCAAGTTGGGATCAATATCCAAATTTTGAAACTCGCGGGGATCATTTTATTGACTTAGTAGAGAAACTTAAAAATAAAAACTTATAG